Proteins encoded together in one Alteribacter keqinensis window:
- a CDS encoding NAD-dependent epimerase produces MAILVTGCAGFIGAHVVKRLTKEGYTVVGLDNVNSYYDPRLKQARLKWIKHPLFTFYKVALEDKKNMVDLFEKEKPGLVIHLAAQAGVRYSLENPDTYIQSNVTGFMNLLECCRHYPVEHLIFASTSSVYGLNKKMPFSTDDNTDHPASLYAATKKANEMMAHTYSHLFNIPSTGLRFFTVYGPWGRPDMALFTFTKNILEGKPIQIFNNGNMMRDFTYIDDIVEGIVRLLSNKPAGVNDSLDPPPSESSAPYKLYNIGNNTPVPLLDMIAALEKKLGISAKKKYLPLQPGDVKDTFADVSDLMAAIGFKPSTSIEQGVGKFVDWYKDYHNK; encoded by the coding sequence ATGGCAATTCTCGTTACCGGATGTGCCGGTTTTATCGGTGCCCATGTCGTCAAGCGGTTAACAAAAGAAGGGTACACCGTTGTGGGGCTGGATAATGTAAACAGTTACTACGACCCCCGCTTGAAACAAGCGCGCTTAAAATGGATTAAGCATCCACTGTTTACGTTTTACAAGGTTGCTCTGGAAGACAAAAAGAATATGGTAGATCTTTTTGAAAAAGAAAAGCCTGGCCTCGTTATTCATCTGGCAGCCCAGGCTGGCGTGAGGTACAGCCTTGAAAACCCGGACACGTACATTCAATCAAATGTAACAGGTTTTATGAACCTTCTCGAGTGCTGCCGTCACTATCCTGTAGAGCACCTTATCTTTGCTTCCACCAGTTCTGTTTACGGCCTTAATAAGAAAATGCCGTTCTCTACTGATGATAATACCGATCATCCTGCAAGCTTATATGCAGCAACGAAAAAAGCAAATGAAATGATGGCCCATACGTACAGTCATCTATTTAACATTCCCTCGACAGGCTTGCGGTTTTTTACTGTTTACGGCCCATGGGGACGCCCGGATATGGCTCTTTTTACGTTTACTAAAAACATTCTGGAAGGAAAGCCGATTCAAATATTCAATAACGGAAACATGATGCGTGATTTTACGTATATCGATGATATTGTTGAAGGCATTGTCAGGCTGTTGAGCAATAAGCCGGCAGGTGTAAATGACAGCCTGGATCCACCACCATCGGAGAGCAGTGCTCCTTACAAGCTTTACAATATCGGAAACAACACACCTGTTCCGTTATTGGATATGATTGCCGCACTGGAAAAAAAACTTGGTATCTCCGCTAAAAAAAAGTACCTCCCTCTTCAGCCGGGAGATGTGAAAGACACATTTGCTGATGTGAGTGATTTGATGGCAGCAATCGGCTTCAAGCCCTCTACTTCAATTGAGCAAGGTGTTGGAAAGTTTGTGGACTGGTATAAAGATTATCACAATAAGTAA
- the cydC gene encoding thiol reductant ABC exporter subunit CydC — protein MKDLAVMFSLISKEKKDVLYSILFGFIAGVAAVALFASSGYLVSKAALAPPLYTLTMTIAFLKFISFLRAGSRYAERYFSHHATFTILSNLRVHFYNKLEPLAPGIFQKYRSGDLLARIVGDVEHLQFFFLRVFYPPIVMVTIFLSTIVFTLFFSVYVTLAIVGGLILTGFVIPAWFAYRQKKTNATVREERGALSTEAAELLYGFRDLKIHQRLSEQEKALTEASASYVKEQEKEHIQSAYSESVNGAVALTVTWIVLGIGAYLASTGELNGLFLAMLVLTSLTVFENSTPMASFHTHYEGSRQSVNRLSSVLDVKEDAVWENTSSLPQEAYEISGKNVCYTFPEDERQALKDVSFMLPAGSRTAIVGASGSGKSTLMQVMLNVLSPDSGDVRLAGKNTEQLDKEDIWRSVNVVLQENHFFYGTIADNLRIARDAVTDNEMTRALEKVMLSDFSLNDRVYEKGGNLSGGEKQRLAIARAMLKGAPLWVMDEPVSSVDSVTEKKVLDELYEQAKNDTLVLISHNLRGLERMDQIIVMNDGRIEEAGTYRDLMEKQGYFYKMKEIEKSILM, from the coding sequence ATGAAGGACTTAGCCGTCATGTTTTCCCTGATTTCAAAAGAAAAAAAGGACGTCCTTTACTCCATTTTGTTTGGCTTTATTGCCGGGGTGGCTGCTGTGGCTCTTTTTGCATCGAGCGGATATCTGGTTTCTAAAGCAGCGCTCGCACCTCCTTTATACACGTTAACCATGACCATAGCTTTCTTGAAGTTTATCAGCTTTTTACGAGCGGGAAGCCGCTATGCTGAGCGGTATTTCTCTCACCATGCAACGTTTACGATTCTCAGCAATCTGAGGGTCCACTTCTACAATAAGCTTGAACCACTGGCCCCGGGAATCTTTCAAAAATACCGGAGCGGAGACTTACTGGCAAGAATAGTCGGAGACGTAGAGCATCTGCAGTTTTTCTTTCTGCGAGTCTTTTATCCGCCGATAGTGATGGTGACGATCTTTCTCAGCACGATAGTGTTCACGCTGTTTTTCTCCGTTTACGTGACACTGGCAATTGTCGGGGGGCTTATCCTGACGGGATTTGTGATTCCGGCCTGGTTCGCATACCGGCAGAAAAAGACGAATGCCACCGTGAGGGAAGAACGGGGGGCTCTCTCCACAGAGGCTGCGGAACTTCTTTACGGATTTCGTGATCTGAAAATACACCAGCGTCTTTCTGAACAGGAGAAGGCATTAACAGAAGCATCCGCCTCTTATGTAAAGGAGCAGGAAAAAGAACACATTCAATCTGCCTACAGCGAGTCGGTAAACGGGGCTGTTGCTTTGACTGTTACGTGGATCGTGCTGGGGATAGGCGCCTATCTCGCTTCAACGGGGGAGTTAAACGGGCTGTTCCTTGCTATGCTGGTGTTAACGTCCCTTACAGTATTTGAAAATTCCACACCCATGGCTTCGTTTCATACTCATTACGAAGGAAGCCGTCAGTCTGTGAATCGTCTGTCTTCCGTTCTTGATGTAAAAGAAGACGCAGTGTGGGAGAACACATCATCACTGCCTCAGGAAGCTTATGAAATTTCAGGAAAAAACGTCTGTTACACATTTCCCGAGGATGAGCGACAGGCTCTCAAAGACGTGAGTTTCATGTTACCGGCAGGCTCCAGGACAGCGATTGTCGGAGCAAGCGGCTCCGGTAAATCCACTCTTATGCAAGTAATGTTGAATGTCCTGTCTCCGGATTCAGGAGACGTTAGGCTGGCAGGAAAAAATACTGAACAGCTGGATAAAGAAGACATCTGGCGCTCTGTCAATGTGGTTTTGCAGGAAAACCATTTCTTCTATGGAACGATTGCCGATAATCTCCGTATCGCACGGGACGCTGTAACGGATAATGAGATGACCAGGGCTCTGGAAAAAGTAATGCTGAGTGATTTCTCCTTGAATGACCGTGTTTATGAAAAAGGCGGGAATTTGTCCGGCGGAGAAAAGCAGCGTCTTGCTATTGCAAGAGCCATGCTTAAAGGAGCACCACTTTGGGTGATGGATGAACCGGTGTCTTCTGTGGATTCGGTGACGGAAAAGAAGGTTCTTGATGAACTTTACGAACAGGCAAAAAATGATACCCTCGTTTTAATCAGTCATAACCTGAGAGGTCTTGAGCGTATGGACCAGATTATTGTAATGAACGATGGCCGTATTGAAGAAGCGGGAACCTACCGGGACCTGATGGAGAAGCAAGGGTATTTTTATAAGATGAAGGAAATTGAAAAGAGTATTCTGATGTAA
- a CDS encoding DUF5068 domain-containing protein, with the protein MKKTIVFGAVLLSLSLVLGGCGSDDDTTSANEPEPATEDEQEGQVDQEEPSEEQEADNSVEETEAQGTTEDEGDESGDTEEAGQEEQEEATTDTGASDDSLLNPSIPELSEGDIEVIYTNSNAGFVHDMDGFVVSVDEYQLVKIEDMNRNMTIPFNDEVDGYLVTAKITVDNQKDTAMYYPMSLRIQINDQYDYSVSQPRLFIDDTDVVVSEMEEEVSKYGAGEKVSGLVSFAFSNEEYERLTNTNPKFIISGGAADNDQFSGGYREEGVFDFIYSSEQGDEVSSRPDLYQSKLVTDNIAEQSIIFEDTSINQEEMIDDVRVTLKGVQYTELEPTASFEEAFTDTGDGLVALTVLFHVDNQSDSPISMFSTRSMLTVDTNRARYMPEGMLEPGTETMLESGNDTEDMKVFLFYKDEFELYENFELEYGPFYGEDGRELFKADLLNFTLPR; encoded by the coding sequence ATGAAAAAGACAATCGTGTTTGGAGCGGTGTTACTGAGTTTATCCCTTGTATTAGGTGGTTGCGGCAGTGATGATGACACTACAAGTGCAAACGAACCAGAACCAGCTACTGAGGACGAACAAGAAGGTCAGGTGGATCAGGAAGAACCTTCTGAAGAACAGGAAGCTGATAACAGCGTTGAAGAGACAGAGGCACAAGGAACCACTGAAGACGAAGGAGACGAAAGTGGCGATACAGAAGAAGCCGGACAAGAAGAGCAGGAGGAAGCAACAACAGATACAGGAGCATCAGACGACAGTCTGTTAAACCCTTCTATTCCTGAGCTCTCTGAAGGCGATATTGAGGTCATTTATACGAACAGTAATGCAGGCTTTGTTCATGACATGGACGGGTTTGTTGTAAGTGTTGACGAGTACCAGCTTGTGAAAATAGAAGATATGAACCGAAATATGACGATTCCTTTTAACGATGAGGTTGATGGGTACCTGGTCACAGCTAAGATAACGGTTGATAATCAAAAAGACACGGCTATGTATTACCCCATGTCGTTAAGAATTCAAATAAATGACCAGTATGACTATTCCGTATCACAGCCAAGACTTTTTATTGATGACACTGATGTGGTGGTATCGGAAATGGAGGAAGAGGTTTCAAAATACGGAGCTGGAGAGAAGGTGTCCGGATTGGTTTCCTTTGCTTTTTCAAACGAAGAATATGAAAGGCTGACGAATACGAATCCGAAGTTTATTATTTCAGGAGGAGCCGCGGATAACGATCAGTTCTCCGGAGGTTACCGTGAAGAAGGGGTGTTTGACTTTATTTATTCGAGTGAACAGGGTGACGAAGTCTCCTCTCGACCGGATCTTTATCAGAGTAAACTTGTTACTGACAACATTGCAGAACAGTCGATCATCTTTGAAGACACATCCATTAACCAGGAGGAAATGATTGACGATGTCCGGGTGACGTTAAAAGGTGTTCAGTATACCGAACTTGAGCCTACAGCTTCCTTTGAAGAAGCCTTTACGGACACGGGGGATGGTCTGGTGGCGTTAACAGTCCTTTTCCATGTGGACAACCAGTCTGATTCACCAATCAGCATGTTCTCGACACGTTCTATGTTAACGGTAGATACAAACCGGGCCAGGTATATGCCTGAGGGAATGCTTGAGCCAGGCACAGAGACAATGCTTGAATCTGGAAATGATACGGAAGACATGAAAGTGTTTTTATTCTACAAGGACGAATTTGAGCTCTACGAGAATTTTGAGCTTGAATACGGTCCTTTCTATGGAGAAGACGGACGGGAATTGTTTAAGGCTGACTTGTTGAATTTTACCCTGCCAAGGTAA